A single Vigna radiata var. radiata cultivar VC1973A chromosome 8, Vradiata_ver6, whole genome shotgun sequence DNA region contains:
- the LOC106769954 gene encoding uncharacterized protein LOC106769954 isoform X3, giving the protein MPTSRDTEPHRSTKMDEIEELEPLFDYSRVQPVNPIAIDDDFDDDEDVICLDGKKRKTTETVEDEKKTAKERVTVANIEDQDDDWLPPPPKSASNSHKTIEEDSTLKKLRLKKQELASFAESAKQLLKDVEESSKFEVNDSLQSPVDVVDEKSLQHSERPKIVISVQDKDGTKQIRMFMWVVTSCCPE; this is encoded by the exons ATGCCAACATCCAGAGACACCGAGCCACACAGGTCGACGAAGATG GATGAAATCGAAGAGTTGGAACCATTGTTTGACTACAGCCGGGTTCAGCCTGTGAACCCCATCGCCATCGATG atgattttgatgatgacgAGGATGTGATTTGCCTTGATGGTAAGAAGAGGAAGACTACCGAGACT GTTGAGGATGAGAAAAAGACTGCTAAGGAAAGAGTCACAGTGGCGAACATTGAAGATCAAGATGATGATTGGTTGCCCCCTCCACCAAAGAGTGCAAGTAATTCGCATAAGACGATTGAAGAAGATTCAACTTTGAAAAAATTGAG ATTAAAGAAGCAGGAACTTGCCTCATTTGCTGAATCAGCAAAACAATTGTTAAAAGACGTTGAAGAGTCTTCTAAATTCGAAGTTAATGATTCGTTGCAGTCTCCGGTGGATGTTGTAGATGAGAAAAGTCTACAGCATTCTGAAAGACCAAAAATCGTCATTTCTGTTCAAGACAAAGACGGAACAAAGCAGATTCGAATGTTCATG
- the LOC106769954 gene encoding uncharacterized protein LOC106769954 isoform X2 yields MPTSRDTEPHRSTKMDEIEELEPLFDYSRVQPVNPIAIDDDFDDDEDVICLDGKKRKTTETVEDEKKTAKERVTVANIEDQDDDWLPPPPKSASNSHKTIEEDSTLKKLRLKKQELASFAESAKQLLKDVEESSKFEVNDSLQSPVDVVDEKSLQHSERPKIVISVQDKDGTKQIRMFMVSGHIFKTEFGLNA; encoded by the exons ATGCCAACATCCAGAGACACCGAGCCACACAGGTCGACGAAGATG GATGAAATCGAAGAGTTGGAACCATTGTTTGACTACAGCCGGGTTCAGCCTGTGAACCCCATCGCCATCGATG atgattttgatgatgacgAGGATGTGATTTGCCTTGATGGTAAGAAGAGGAAGACTACCGAGACT GTTGAGGATGAGAAAAAGACTGCTAAGGAAAGAGTCACAGTGGCGAACATTGAAGATCAAGATGATGATTGGTTGCCCCCTCCACCAAAGAGTGCAAGTAATTCGCATAAGACGATTGAAGAAGATTCAACTTTGAAAAAATTGAG ATTAAAGAAGCAGGAACTTGCCTCATTTGCTGAATCAGCAAAACAATTGTTAAAAGACGTTGAAGAGTCTTCTAAATTCGAAGTTAATGATTCGTTGCAGTCTCCGGTGGATGTTGTAGATGAGAAAAGTCTACAGCATTCTGAAAGACCAAAAATCGTCATTTCTGTTCAAGACAAAGACGGAACAAAGCAGATTCGAATGTTCATG
- the LOC106770703 gene encoding putative two-component response regulator-like APRR6 produces the protein MAKADMADMDIPSFLDVVVQKDVPVSIIYSGVFGDINRKALATGLCYFLKEPITPNDLQYLWQHVYHSRPYSPTNTQNADFHAKGLQNTQMKQATNAQCQDLGAKNGRSDADTLGKEKGKKTLKNTMPTTKCKGPKTYGKRKHDDYAFKKKEKRDVVQEKPDWSGSAKMNINNLNEYFRMSEHKKRLSVWTPELHQKFLEAVKELGDNIARPKQILVLMNVSEPHLTARQVASHLQKYRLRLKGEERSLNSDLPRSIKRAFDPGLPAPNVFLNVNHNQDQISVNSLGMEFTGASMDSNIPGTDLCDFVETFLEDSDCFNLYKYETNPAAVDQCAEMLRNILEGRGSS, from the exons ATGGCTAAAGCTGATATGGCTGACATGGATATCCCTTCTTTTCTGGATGTAGTAGTTCAAAAGGATGTTCCTGTCTCCA TCATCTACTCTGGAGTGTTTGGTGATATAAACAGGAAAGCTTTAGCTACAGGATTGTGTTATTTCCTTAAGGAGCCTATCACTCCCAATGATCTTCAATATCTCTGGCAACATGTGTATCACTCAAGACCCTATTCACCCACAAACACTCAAAATGCAGACTTCCATGCAAAGGGATTACAGAATACCCAGATGAAACag GCGACAAACGCCCAATGCCAGGATCTTGGAGCAAAAAACGGAAGAAGCGATGCTGATACATTAggcaaagaaaaaggaaagaaaacccTCAAGAACACAATGCCAACCACAAAGTGCAAAGGTCCCAAAACATATGGAAAAAGAAAGCATGATGATTATgcattcaagaaaaaagaaaagagagatgTTGTGCAGGAAAAGCCAGATTGGTCGGGATCAGCCAAGATGAACATTAACAACCTCAATGAATATTTCAGAATGTCTGAGCACAAAAAACGTTTGAGTGTTTGGACTCCTGAATTGCATCAAAAGTTTTTAGAAGCAGTGAAAGAATTAGGAGACAACA TTGCTCGTCCAAAACAGATATTAGTTCTGATGAATGTCAGTGAGCCTCACCTCACTGCTCGCCAAGTTGCAAGTCATCTGCAG AAATACAGATTGCGTTTGAAAGGTGAAGAGAGATCTCTCAATTCTGATTTGCCTAGA AGCATAAAAAGAGCATTTGATCCAGGTCTCCCAGCACCAAACGTTTTCTTGAATGTGAACCATAATCAAGATCAGATTTCAGTGAACAGCTTGGGAATGGAATTCACAGGTGCTTCAATGGATTCAAACATACCTGGAACTGATTTGTGTGATTTCGTAGAAACGTTTCTGGAAGACTCTGACTGTTTCAATTTGTATAAATATGAAACCAATCCTGCTGCTGTCGATCAATGTGCTGAGATGCTAAGAAATATTCTAGAAGGAAGGGGTTCCTCTTAA
- the LOC106771480 gene encoding amino-acid permease BAT1 homolog gives MARDNETVPSHAHAIAEGYVPLDSGHARLQELGYKQELKRDLSVISNFAFSFSIISVLTGVTTLYNNGLNYGGPVSFVYGWFIASAFTMIVALSMAEICSSFPTSGGLYYWSAKLSGPTWAPFASWITGWFNIVGQWAVTTSVDFSLAQLIKVIILLSTGGKNGGGYEASKYVVIAFHGVILFLHGIINNLPISLLSFLGRLAAIWNIVGVFVLMIGIPSVATERASAKFVFTHFNAENGDGISSKPYIFLLGLLMSQYTLSGYDASAYMTEETRQADINGPKGIISAVGISVIVGWGYILGITFAVTDIHYLLSEDNDAGGYAIAEVFYLVFKNRYGNGAGGIICLVIVAVAIFFCGMSSVTSNSRMVFAFSRDGALPFSSLWRKVNNQEVPIYAVWLSVSISFCMALTSLGSMVAFEAMVSIATIGLYIAYALPILFRVTLAQKDFVPGPFNLGRYGVIVGWVAVLWVLIISILFSLPVSYPITMETLNYTPVAVGCLLILVVSFWLISGRHWFKGPIITI, from the exons ATGGCCAGAGACAACGAAACAGTCCCATCTCACGCCCATGCCATTGCAGAAGGATACGTTCCACTTGATTCTGGCCATGCTCGTCTTCAAGAACTCGGttacaagcaagaactcaagcgTGACCTATC GGTGATTTCGAATTTTGCGTTTTCGTTTTCTATTATTTCGGTGCTCACCGGAGTCACTACTCTTTACAACAATGGGTTGAACTACGGTGGCCCTGTTTCCTTCGTCTATGGCTGGTTCATTGCCTCTGCTTTCACCATGATTGTCGCGCTTTCCATGGCTGAGATTTGCTCATCCTTTCCCACTTCTGGTGGGCTTTACTATTGGAGCGCCAAGCTTTCTGGGCCCACCTGGGCTCCCTTTGCTTCCTGGATTACTGGCTG GTTCAATATTGTTGGCCAG TGGGCAGTGACAACAAGTGTAGATTTTTCACTTGCACAACTGATTAAAGTTATTATACTCCTCAGTACTGGTGGGAAAAATGGTGGCGGATATGAGGCTTCTAAATACGTAGTTATTGCTTTCCATGGGGTGATTTTGTTCCTACACGGTATCATAAACAACCTTCCTATATCATTGTTATCATTCTTGGGACGCCTTGCTGCTATTTGGAATATTGTAG GTGTTTTTGTGCTTATGATTGGCATTCCATCTGTTGCAACGGAAAGGGCTAGTGCCAAGTTTGTTTTTACTCATTTTAATGCTGAAAATGGGGACGGAATCAGCAGCAAGCCCTACATATTTCTCTTGGGACTTCTTATGAGTCAGTATACCCTAAGTGGATATGATGCATCAGCTTATATG ACAGAGGAAACCAGGCAGGCTGACATAAACGGACCAAAAGGAATTATAAGTGCTGTTGGGATATCTGTTATAGTTGGGTGGGGTTACATACTAGGCATTACCTTTGCAGTCACCGACATTCATTATCTTTTGAGCGAAGATAATGACGCTGGTGGGTATGCTATTGCTGAAGTGTTTTATCTAGTATTCAAGAATAGATATGGCAATGGAGCTGGGGGTATTATTTGCTTAGTCATTGTTGCTGTTGCTATATTTTTCTGTGGCATGAGTTCCGTCACAAGCAATTCAAG GATGGTTTTTGCTTTCTCTAGAGACGGGGCCCTGCCATTTTCATCATTGTGGCGCAAAGTTAACAACCAGGAGGTTCCCATCTATGCAGTTTGGCTTTCCGTTTCTATATCATTTTGCATGGCATTAACG TCTCTTGGAAGCATGGTGGCATTTGAGGCCATGGTATCCATTGCAACGATCGGCCTCTATATTGCTTATGCCTTACCTATACTCTTTAGGGTAACCTTGGCACAGAAGGATTTTGTCCCAGGGCCTTTCAACTTGGGCCGTTATGGAGTCATTGTGGGCTGGGTGGCTGTCCTTTGGGTGCTCATCATCTCCATACTCTTCTCATTACCTGTTTCGTACCCAATAACCATGGAGACACTTAACTACACCCCTGTGGCTGTTGGATGTTTGCTTATTCTTGTAGTTTCTTTCTGGCTAATCAGTGGCCGCCATTGGTTTAAAGGCCCTATAAtcactatataa